One genomic region from Mycobacterium basiliense encodes:
- a CDS encoding condensation domain-containing protein: MAAEEPTLSPAKAALLARWRNGSLRPTGPAQLIAGAPSALAECSYEQQFLFDRQRETPDLQLYNIGFCARLDAPVDVEVFRLCAQEMSMRHETLRTRIDPTPQNPMQRIGPAPHFDLVIIDLRDRGAGTAERAALDHAQGLLRNPFDLTSGPLVRLGLYRIADNATVLAIVAHHLIADGWSLDIVLSELAALYGATIAGRRAQLPSLPVQYRDFARWQAGWLKRGEWRSDAEFCRNLLADLPPANLPWDREPPAERDFRCAHTHFAFTPAQSTGLRDFSRREGASLFMTMLACLQVLLARTAGIDDVAVGVPMVNRQHQQTQQLIGYFSNYTVVRTNMADSPAFRDVLTRVREGVLQALARQSLPLPLYLEQENRHLDQHGKPNWPNLVREPLYRAQYNFRPPVKSTEFAGATLQPRPLNRAVSTYDFTLLMEDADPLYGKIEYAVDIFDAATVDTLVTAFFAIIDQVVANPDLRIADVAI; this comes from the coding sequence ATGGCAGCTGAGGAGCCGACCCTGTCCCCGGCCAAAGCGGCGTTGCTTGCCCGCTGGCGCAATGGCAGCCTCCGGCCGACCGGTCCAGCTCAACTGATTGCGGGGGCACCGTCCGCGCTGGCCGAGTGTTCTTACGAACAACAATTCTTGTTCGACAGGCAGCGTGAGACACCGGACTTGCAGCTATACAACATCGGTTTCTGCGCGCGCCTGGATGCGCCGGTTGACGTCGAGGTGTTCCGGCTCTGCGCCCAGGAGATGTCCATGCGGCACGAGACGCTGCGAACCAGGATCGATCCGACGCCGCAGAATCCGATGCAGCGAATCGGTCCGGCGCCGCATTTTGATCTGGTGATCATTGACCTGCGCGACCGGGGGGCCGGCACTGCGGAGCGAGCCGCCTTAGATCATGCGCAGGGGTTGCTGCGCAACCCGTTCGATCTCACCAGCGGGCCGCTGGTGCGGTTGGGCTTGTACCGGATTGCAGACAATGCCACTGTGCTGGCGATCGTGGCCCATCACCTGATCGCCGATGGCTGGTCACTGGATATCGTGCTGTCCGAGCTGGCCGCGTTGTATGGGGCCACGATCGCGGGCCGCAGAGCCCAGTTGCCGTCGTTGCCGGTGCAATACCGAGACTTCGCGCGGTGGCAAGCGGGTTGGCTGAAACGGGGTGAGTGGCGCAGCGACGCCGAGTTCTGCCGGAATCTGCTCGCCGATCTGCCGCCCGCCAATCTTCCTTGGGACCGTGAGCCACCCGCCGAGCGCGACTTCCGCTGTGCCCACACGCACTTCGCGTTCACGCCGGCGCAGTCCACCGGGCTACGCGATTTCTCGCGGCGCGAAGGTGCGTCGTTGTTCATGACGATGCTTGCTTGCTTACAGGTGCTGCTGGCGCGTACCGCGGGCATTGACGACGTCGCGGTTGGTGTCCCTATGGTGAACCGTCAGCACCAGCAAACCCAGCAACTGATCGGCTACTTCTCGAACTACACGGTGGTGCGCACCAACATGGCCGATTCTCCGGCGTTCCGTGACGTCCTGACCAGGGTCCGCGAAGGCGTGCTGCAGGCGTTGGCTCGTCAGTCATTGCCGTTGCCGCTATATCTCGAACAAGAGAATCGGCATCTGGATCAGCACGGAAAGCCGAACTGGCCGAACCTGGTCAGGGAGCCGCTTTACCGGGCACAATACAATTTCAGACCGCCGGTGAAGTCGACCGAGTTCGCCGGGGCAACTTTGCAGCCTCGCCCGCTCAACCGAGCCGTCAGTACGTATGACTTCACGTTGTTGATGGAGGACGCCGATCCGTTGTACGGAAAGATCGAGTACGCCGTCGACATATTCGACGCGGCGACGGTGGACACACTGGTGACCGCGTTCTTCGCCATCATTGATCAGGTGGTGGCTAACCCCGACCTGCGGATCGCCGACGTGGCGATCTGA
- a CDS encoding S1 family peptidase: MVRVSARELSNVALQQSPARTALLVVGALLCLAVAAGPFLANRIQRNRDRRAQVFPGTDVPYSAPERRRTDGVRLSIVALVCAVAFVAFIWTPGRTATTLRPPIPLPSTDAIGPGAGIAVSYADGSGGMGCTAGFLVRTSTGKTGVLTAGHCNKPGEASKVSINYTGTSPYVIVGTFNQTISEGLRGEAHDIGLIVLDSGNVPRTSAIAASLPVTGVADNLRIGQQLCKFGMRTGRAECGQITDVTDSKVEFLAASQCGDSGGPVYAIQNDGSAIAVGIHIRAGRPNDPNPGCSIPATFSIAELVRPWLDKWNLTPLTGPN; the protein is encoded by the coding sequence ATGGTGAGGGTTAGCGCCCGCGAACTTTCGAATGTGGCGCTGCAGCAGTCCCCGGCTCGCACCGCACTACTGGTGGTCGGGGCGCTGCTGTGTCTGGCCGTGGCGGCCGGCCCATTCTTGGCCAATCGCATCCAACGGAATCGTGACCGGCGTGCACAGGTCTTCCCTGGCACCGATGTGCCCTACTCGGCGCCGGAACGTCGACGAACCGACGGCGTGAGACTTTCGATCGTGGCGCTGGTCTGCGCCGTCGCATTCGTGGCTTTCATCTGGACGCCGGGTCGGACCGCGACCACGCTGCGGCCCCCGATCCCGTTGCCGAGTACCGATGCCATCGGTCCCGGCGCCGGGATCGCGGTCAGCTATGCCGACGGTTCCGGGGGAATGGGCTGTACAGCCGGGTTTTTGGTGCGCACCAGCACCGGCAAGACCGGTGTGCTCACCGCCGGTCACTGCAACAAGCCGGGGGAAGCGAGCAAGGTAAGCATCAACTACACCGGAACCAGCCCGTACGTGATAGTGGGCACGTTCAACCAGACCATCAGCGAGGGACTTCGCGGCGAAGCTCACGACATCGGCCTGATCGTGCTCGATTCCGGCAACGTTCCACGAACCTCGGCCATTGCCGCGTCGCTACCGGTCACCGGGGTGGCAGATAACCTGCGGATAGGCCAGCAGCTCTGCAAGTTCGGCATGCGTACCGGCAGGGCCGAATGCGGGCAGATCACCGACGTCACCGACAGCAAGGTCGAGTTCCTAGCGGCCAGTCAGTGCGGCGATTCCGGAGGTCCGGTATACGCCATCCAAAACGATGGCAGCGCAATCGCAGTGGGTATCCACATCCGCGCCGGGCGGCCCAACGACCCCAACCCCGGGTGCTCGATCCCGGCAACCTTTTCCATCGCCGAGCTGGTACGGCCATGGCTGGACAAATGGAATCTGACCCCGCTTACCGGGCCGAACTGA
- a CDS encoding TVP38/TMEM64 family protein → MTAQATCKTSDTVRGIATALVAAARQISLQRMVLTVAGITVLVVVALLVQLPTAVQMREWASSVGPWFPLVFLLVHVAITVPPFPRTAFTVAAGMLFGPVLGIVLAVTASTASAVLALLLVRATGWRLNRLVHHRAVDRLDERLRDRCWPTILSLRLIPAVPFAALNYGAGASTVRVTPYALSTLAGLLPGTAAVVILGDALATNGDPLLVLISVCTAALGMTGLIFEVRHYRRQHHRDAPQLDDPPVREPAITC, encoded by the coding sequence GTGACGGCCCAGGCCACCTGCAAAACCAGCGATACGGTGCGCGGTATCGCGACCGCGCTGGTGGCGGCTGCGCGTCAGATATCGCTGCAGCGGATGGTGCTCACCGTGGCGGGAATCACAGTATTGGTCGTGGTCGCCCTGCTGGTGCAACTGCCCACCGCGGTGCAGATGCGGGAATGGGCGTCGTCGGTCGGCCCGTGGTTTCCCTTGGTATTCCTGTTGGTGCACGTCGCCATCACGGTGCCGCCGTTCCCCCGCACTGCGTTCACCGTGGCTGCCGGGATGCTATTCGGGCCGGTACTCGGCATAGTGCTAGCGGTGACCGCCAGCACCGCGAGCGCGGTGTTGGCGCTGCTGCTGGTCCGCGCAACCGGGTGGCGGCTCAACCGCCTGGTGCATCATCGCGCAGTCGATCGGCTGGACGAGCGCTTGCGTGATCGCTGCTGGCCCACCATCTTGTCGTTGCGCCTGATTCCCGCCGTACCGTTCGCCGCACTCAACTATGGCGCTGGCGCTTCAACGGTGCGGGTGACTCCCTACGCGCTGTCCACGCTGGCGGGTCTGCTGCCGGGTACCGCCGCGGTGGTGATCCTGGGCGATGCGCTCGCCACTAACGGCGATCCGCTGCTGGTCCTGATATCGGTGTGCACCGCCGCGCTGGGGATGACGGGCCTGATCTTCGAAGTCCGCCACTACCGACGGCAACATCACCGGGATGCGCCGCAGCTCGACGACCCGCCGGTGCGTGAGCCGGCGATTACCTGCTGA
- the mutA gene encoding methylmalonyl-CoA mutase small subunit, with protein sequence MSIDVPGLADLEQVRERWRSAVAGVLSKTTRGDPAELGDHPEQALDAATYDGFAIRALYSVFDELPEPPLPGHWPYVRGGDAARDVKSGWKVVEAFPAQGTSVRDANDALLAALGDGVSALLVRVGDAGVAPDQLKALLAGVYLNLAPVILDAGADYSAACEVMLELLARLDTAQRGTVSIDLGADPLTATLSERPAPAIKEVVAVAGRVASYRRVRAITVDGPAFHNLGATAAWELAGTIAAAVAYLRLLTKSGLPVGDALRQISLRLAADDDQFMTLSKMRAARLLWARVAEVAGDPDGGAAMLHAETSLPMMTQRDPWVNMLRCTLAGFGAGVGGADTVLVYPFDVAIPGGFPNSPTGFARRIARNTQLLLLEESHVGRVLDPGGGAWFVEHLTEQLAQQAWQHFQSIEAHGGFVDAHDYLAGRIADLAARRTDDIAHRRIAITGVNEFPDLSEPVLPCSDTSFSPVGAGKLLRYAAEFEALRDRSDDYLGRKGTRPQALLLPLGPLAEHNIRATFATNLLASGGIEALNPGTVDAAGIRKVVCGAGSPTVAVICGTDKRYQDEAADVIRAARDAGIDRVYLAGPETALADVADDAQRPDEFLTAKINAVQALSNLLTRLGA encoded by the coding sequence GTGTCCATTGATGTACCCGGGCTCGCCGACCTAGAACAGGTTCGCGAGCGTTGGCGCAGCGCGGTGGCCGGTGTGCTTTCCAAGACCACCCGCGGTGACCCGGCCGAGCTCGGCGATCATCCCGAGCAGGCGTTGGACGCCGCAACCTACGACGGATTTGCCATCCGGGCGCTCTACAGCGTGTTCGACGAGCTGCCGGAGCCGCCGCTGCCGGGCCACTGGCCCTACGTACGCGGTGGCGATGCGGCCCGCGACGTCAAGTCGGGCTGGAAGGTTGTCGAGGCGTTTCCGGCCCAGGGCACGTCCGTCCGTGACGCCAACGATGCGTTGCTGGCCGCGCTCGGCGACGGTGTCAGCGCGCTGCTGGTCAGGGTGGGGGATGCCGGCGTGGCGCCCGACCAGCTCAAAGCGTTGCTCGCGGGTGTGTACCTGAACCTGGCGCCGGTAATCCTCGACGCGGGCGCGGACTACTCGGCGGCCTGCGAGGTGATGCTGGAGCTGCTGGCCCGGCTGGATACCGCCCAGCGCGGCACCGTGTCGATCGATCTGGGCGCCGACCCCTTAACCGCGACGCTCAGCGAACGTCCCGCCCCGGCGATCAAAGAGGTCGTCGCGGTTGCGGGACGGGTGGCCAGCTATCGACGCGTGCGAGCGATTACCGTCGACGGACCCGCGTTTCACAATCTCGGGGCCACCGCGGCCTGGGAGCTGGCCGGAACCATCGCCGCCGCGGTCGCCTATCTTCGTTTGCTCACCAAATCCGGGCTCCCGGTCGGCGATGCATTGCGCCAGATCAGCCTTCGCTTGGCCGCGGACGACGACCAGTTCATGACGCTGTCCAAGATGCGGGCCGCCCGTCTGCTGTGGGCCCGAGTCGCCGAGGTGGCCGGGGATCCGGATGGCGGCGCAGCCATGTTGCACGCCGAGACGTCGCTGCCGATGATGACCCAGCGCGACCCCTGGGTGAATATGTTGCGGTGCACGCTGGCCGGCTTCGGCGCCGGGGTGGGCGGCGCGGACACCGTCTTGGTGTACCCCTTCGACGTGGCGATCCCAGGCGGCTTTCCCAACTCGCCGACCGGTTTCGCTCGCCGGATCGCCCGCAACACCCAACTGCTCCTGTTGGAAGAGTCCCATGTCGGCCGGGTCCTGGACCCGGGCGGCGGGGCGTGGTTTGTCGAACACCTCACCGAACAGCTGGCCCAGCAGGCCTGGCAGCATTTCCAGTCGATCGAGGCGCACGGCGGGTTCGTCGACGCCCATGACTATCTGGCCGGCCGCATCGCCGATCTTGCGGCGCGCCGCACCGACGACATTGCGCATCGGCGCATCGCGATCACAGGCGTCAACGAATTTCCCGACCTCAGCGAACCTGTTCTGCCCTGCAGTGATACGTCTTTTTCGCCCGTTGGAGCGGGAAAGTTGCTGCGCTATGCGGCTGAATTCGAAGCTCTGCGCGACCGGTCGGATGACTACCTGGGCCGCAAGGGGACAAGGCCGCAGGCGCTGCTGCTGCCGCTGGGCCCGCTGGCCGAGCACAATATCCGGGCGACGTTCGCGACCAACTTATTAGCATCGGGCGGCATCGAGGCCCTCAACCCGGGAACGGTCGACGCCGCCGGTATCAGGAAGGTGGTCTGTGGGGCGGGATCGCCGACGGTTGCGGTTATCTGCGGTACCGACAAGCGATACCAGGACGAGGCCGCCGACGTGATACGGGCGGCGAGAGACGCCGGCATTGACCGGGTCTACCTGGCCGGACCGGAAACGGCTTTGGCGGACGTGGCCGATGACGCGCAGCGGCCCGACGAGTTCCTGACCGCCAAAATTAATGCAGTCCAAGCCCTTTCGAATCTGCTTACCCGGTTGGGAGCGTAG
- the scpA gene encoding methylmalonyl-CoA mutase encodes MTTTAPAIGSFADIPLHSERAVQAVTEGAVEEYVAAAAATHGHTPDQLHWHTPEGIDVKPVYIAADRRAAEADGYPLDSFPGEPPFVRGPYPTMYVNQPWTIRQYAGFSTAADSNAFYRRNLAAGQKGLSVAFDLATHRGYDSDHPRVQGDVGMAGVAIDSILDMRQLFDGIDLSSVSVSMTMNGAVLPILALYVVAAEEQGVPPEKLAGTIQNDILKEFMVRNTYIYPPKPSMRIISDIFAYTSAKMPKFNSISISGYHIQEAGATADLELAYTLADGVDYIKAGLNAGLDIDKFAPRLSFFWGIGMNFFMEVAKLRAGRLLWSELVAKFEPKNSKSLSLRTHSQTSGWSLTAQDAFNNVARTCIEAMAATQGHTQSLHTNALDEALALPTDFSARIARNTQLLLQQESGTTRPIDPWAGSYYVEWLTHRLAQRARAHIEEVAEHGGMAQAISDGIPKLRIEEAAARTQARIDSGQQPVVGVNKYQVDEDQQIEVLKVENSRVRAEQLAKLQELRADRDQAAAAAALAELTRAAAAHGRAGPDGLGNNLLALAIDAARAKATVGEISDALERVYGRHRAEIRTIAGVYRDEVEGGGNITPLSKATELVEKFAEADGRRPRILVAKMGQDGHDRGQKVIATAFADIGFDVDVGSLFSTPDEVAREAADNDVHVVGVSSLAAGHLTLVPALRDALVNVGRPDIMIVVGGVIPPDDFDELYAAGATAIYPPGTVIADAAIGLLHKLAERLGYTLN; translated from the coding sequence ATGACCACCACTGCACCTGCAATTGGCAGTTTCGCCGACATACCGCTCCATAGTGAGCGAGCCGTACAGGCCGTTACCGAAGGCGCTGTCGAAGAGTACGTGGCAGCGGCCGCAGCAACACATGGGCACACGCCCGATCAGTTGCACTGGCACACCCCGGAAGGCATTGACGTCAAACCGGTTTATATCGCCGCCGACCGGCGGGCCGCCGAGGCAGACGGCTATCCGTTGGACAGTTTCCCGGGCGAGCCGCCCTTTGTTCGCGGCCCCTACCCGACGATGTATGTCAACCAGCCCTGGACCATTCGGCAGTATGCCGGTTTCTCCACCGCCGCCGATTCCAACGCGTTCTACCGCCGGAATCTGGCCGCGGGCCAGAAGGGATTGTCGGTGGCCTTCGACCTGGCCACCCACCGAGGCTATGACTCCGACCACCCCCGAGTTCAAGGTGATGTCGGAATGGCCGGCGTGGCAATCGATTCCATCCTCGACATGCGACAGTTGTTCGATGGCATCGACCTGTCGTCGGTATCGGTGTCGATGACGATGAACGGTGCCGTGCTGCCGATCCTGGCGTTGTATGTGGTCGCGGCCGAGGAGCAGGGTGTGCCGCCGGAGAAACTGGCGGGCACCATCCAGAACGACATCCTCAAGGAGTTCATGGTCCGCAACACCTACATCTATCCGCCCAAGCCGTCCATGCGGATCATCTCCGACATTTTCGCCTACACCAGCGCCAAGATGCCGAAGTTCAACTCCATCTCGATTTCCGGCTACCATATCCAGGAGGCCGGCGCCACAGCGGATTTGGAGCTGGCATACACCCTTGCCGACGGTGTCGACTACATCAAGGCGGGCCTGAATGCCGGTCTGGACATCGATAAATTCGCGCCCCGGTTGTCCTTCTTCTGGGGCATCGGAATGAATTTCTTTATGGAGGTTGCCAAGCTTCGCGCGGGTCGGCTGCTGTGGAGCGAGCTGGTGGCCAAATTCGAGCCGAAAAACTCCAAATCGCTGTCACTCCGCACCCATTCGCAGACCTCGGGCTGGTCGCTCACGGCGCAGGATGCGTTCAACAACGTCGCCCGCACCTGCATCGAGGCGATGGCCGCCACTCAGGGTCACACGCAGTCGCTGCATACCAACGCGCTCGACGAGGCGTTGGCGTTGCCCACCGATTTTTCTGCTCGGATCGCCCGTAACACCCAATTGCTGTTGCAGCAGGAATCCGGCACCACCAGGCCGATTGACCCCTGGGCGGGCTCTTACTACGTCGAGTGGCTGACGCATCGGTTAGCGCAGCGGGCGCGTGCCCACATCGAGGAGGTCGCTGAGCACGGGGGCATGGCGCAGGCCATCAGCGACGGCATTCCCAAGCTACGCATCGAGGAAGCGGCCGCGCGCACTCAAGCGCGCATCGATTCCGGCCAGCAGCCGGTGGTTGGGGTCAACAAGTACCAGGTCGACGAGGACCAGCAGATCGAGGTGCTCAAGGTTGAAAACAGCCGGGTGCGCGCCGAACAGTTGGCCAAGCTGCAGGAATTGCGGGCCGATCGGGACCAGGCGGCGGCCGCGGCCGCGCTGGCGGAACTGACCCGTGCCGCTGCCGCGCACGGCCGCGCCGGACCGGACGGATTGGGCAACAACTTGCTGGCGTTGGCGATCGACGCGGCCCGAGCGAAGGCGACCGTCGGGGAGATCTCCGACGCCCTGGAGCGGGTGTATGGGCGCCATCGGGCAGAAATCCGTACCATCGCCGGCGTCTACCGTGATGAAGTTGAAGGAGGCGGCAACATCACCCCGCTGTCCAAGGCAACCGAACTCGTCGAGAAATTTGCCGAGGCTGACGGCCGCCGTCCCCGCATCCTGGTGGCCAAGATGGGCCAGGACGGTCACGACCGTGGTCAGAAGGTGATTGCCACGGCGTTTGCCGACATCGGCTTCGACGTCGACGTCGGGTCTCTGTTTTCCACGCCCGATGAGGTGGCCCGCGAGGCCGCGGACAACGACGTACACGTCGTCGGCGTCTCGTCGTTGGCCGCCGGGCACCTGACGCTGGTGCCGGCGCTGCGCGACGCGCTGGTCAATGTGGGCCGGCCCGACATCATGATCGTGGTCGGCGGGGTCATTCCGCCAGATGATTTCGACGAGTTGTACGCGGCCGGCGCTACCGCGATATATCCGCCCGGGACGGTGATCGCCGACGCCGCCATCGGCTTGCTGCACAAGCTGGCCGAACGGCTGGGATACACGCTGAATTAG
- the meaB gene encoding methylmalonyl Co-A mutase-associated GTPase MeaB yields the protein MSTEQLAAAVRKCDRAALPRAITLLESTRADHREQAQQLLLALLPDSGNAHRVGITGVPGVGKSTTIEALGMHLIGQGHKVAVLAVDPSSTRTGGSILGDKTRMARLAMHPDAYIRPSPTSGTLGGVAKATRETVVLMEAAGFDVILIETVGVGQSEVAVANMVDTFVLLTLARSGDQLQGIKKGVLELADIVVVNKADGDHLRDARLAARELSAAIRLIYPRETLWRPPVLTMSALEGEGLTQLWDTVERHCQVLTEAGEFEARRRDQQVDWTWQLVRDTVLDRVLSNPEVRKVRSEVERRVRDGKLTPALAAQEILNIASS from the coding sequence GTGAGCACGGAGCAGCTGGCGGCGGCCGTGCGCAAGTGTGATCGCGCCGCGCTGCCACGGGCAATTACCCTGCTGGAGTCGACCCGCGCAGACCATCGTGAGCAGGCGCAACAGCTGCTGCTGGCCCTGCTGCCCGATTCCGGGAACGCTCACCGGGTGGGCATCACAGGGGTGCCAGGGGTGGGGAAGTCAACCACCATTGAGGCCCTCGGTATGCACCTGATCGGGCAGGGGCACAAGGTTGCGGTCTTGGCCGTCGACCCCTCCTCAACGCGAACCGGCGGATCGATTCTTGGAGACAAGACGCGGATGGCGCGGTTGGCGATGCACCCCGACGCCTACATCCGGCCGTCGCCGACCTCGGGCACGTTGGGCGGGGTGGCCAAGGCCACCCGAGAAACGGTGGTCCTAATGGAAGCCGCAGGTTTCGATGTGATCTTGATCGAGACCGTCGGCGTCGGCCAGTCCGAAGTCGCGGTGGCCAACATGGTGGACACCTTCGTTCTGCTGACCTTGGCGCGCAGCGGTGACCAGTTGCAGGGCATCAAAAAGGGTGTGCTGGAGCTGGCCGATATTGTGGTGGTGAACAAGGCCGACGGAGACCATCTGCGTGATGCCCGCTTGGCTGCACGGGAGCTGTCCGCGGCGATCAGATTGATCTACCCGCGCGAAACACTGTGGCGACCACCGGTTCTCACCATGAGTGCGTTGGAAGGCGAAGGCTTGACGCAGCTGTGGGACACCGTTGAGCGGCACTGCCAGGTGCTCACCGAGGCGGGCGAATTCGAAGCTCGTCGCCGCGACCAGCAAGTCGACTGGACGTGGCAACTGGTCCGCGACACGGTGCTGGACCGCGTGCTGTCCAATCCGGAGGTGCGTAAGGTCCGATCCGAGGTGGAACGTCGGGTCCGCGACGGCAAATTGACCCCCGCTCTGGCCGCCCAGGAAATACTGAATATCGCATCGTCCTAA
- the lipL gene encoding esterase/beta-lactamase LipL → MTVDIGVNRRVVRSHDDRDAGHRVSGAADSHFGCVVRMFSSMFPGRRFGGGALAVYLDGEPVVDVWKGWSDREGHEPWSADTAPMVFSATKGMAATVIHRLADRGLIDYEAPVAEYWPEFAANGKQDLTVRAVMRHTAGLSGLRGATQADLLDHVVMEERLAAAAPGRLLGKSAYHALTFGWLMSGLARAVTGKDMRVLFREELAEPLDTDGVHLGRPPAGSSTRVAHIIMPQDIAANPVLTCAVHKIASQLSGGFRSMYFPGMLAAVQGETPLLDAEIPAANGVVTARALARMYGAIANGGEIEGTQFLSRELVAGLTGERQRLRPDRNLFVPLAFHLGYHSLPIGNIMPGFGHVGMGGSVGWNDPSTGVAFALVHNRLLTPLVATDHAGFVALYALIRQAAAKARKRGYQPVTGIGAPYSEPGAVAG, encoded by the coding sequence GTGACGGTAGACATTGGAGTCAATCGCCGCGTCGTTCGTTCTCACGATGACCGTGACGCAGGTCATCGTGTGTCCGGGGCTGCGGACTCCCACTTTGGATGCGTCGTTCGGATGTTTTCCAGCATGTTTCCCGGCCGCCGGTTCGGCGGAGGAGCGCTGGCGGTGTATCTCGACGGCGAACCGGTCGTCGACGTGTGGAAAGGGTGGTCAGACCGCGAGGGCCACGAGCCGTGGTCAGCGGACACCGCTCCGATGGTGTTCTCGGCGACCAAGGGCATGGCGGCCACGGTGATCCACCGGCTGGCTGACCGCGGGCTGATCGACTATGAGGCGCCGGTTGCCGAATATTGGCCGGAGTTCGCTGCCAACGGGAAGCAAGACCTGACGGTCCGTGCAGTGATGCGCCACACGGCCGGCCTGTCGGGTCTGCGCGGCGCCACTCAGGCGGACTTGTTGGACCACGTCGTGATGGAAGAGCGGCTGGCGGCGGCGGCTCCCGGGCGTTTGCTGGGCAAGTCGGCATATCACGCGCTGACCTTCGGCTGGCTGATGTCGGGGCTGGCCCGGGCGGTGACCGGCAAAGACATGCGGGTCCTGTTTCGTGAGGAGCTTGCCGAGCCGCTGGACACCGATGGCGTTCATCTGGGCCGGCCCCCGGCCGGCTCGTCCACCCGGGTTGCGCACATCATCATGCCGCAGGACATCGCGGCCAATCCGGTTCTGACCTGTGCCGTGCACAAGATTGCCAGCCAGCTCTCCGGCGGATTCCGCTCGATGTACTTTCCGGGCATGCTGGCCGCGGTGCAGGGCGAGACTCCGTTACTCGATGCTGAGATTCCGGCGGCCAACGGAGTGGTGACGGCCCGCGCGCTGGCGCGGATGTATGGCGCGATCGCCAACGGCGGCGAGATCGAGGGCACCCAATTCCTGTCCAGAGAGCTGGTGGCCGGCCTCACCGGCGAGCGACAACGGTTGCGGCCTGATCGCAATCTCTTTGTGCCGCTGGCTTTCCACCTGGGCTATCACAGTCTGCCCATCGGCAACATCATGCCCGGATTTGGCCATGTCGGAATGGGTGGTTCCGTCGGATGGAATGATCCGTCGACCGGGGTGGCGTTTGCGTTGGTGCACAACCGGCTGCTGACCCCTTTGGTGGCCACCGACCATGCCGGTTTTGTCGCCCTCTACGCCTTAATCCGGCAGGCCGCCGCCAAAGCGCGCAAACGCGGTTACCAGCCAGTCACCGGGATCGGGGCGCCGTACTCGGAGCCGGGAGCCGTTGCCGGCTGA
- a CDS encoding dodecin: MSNHTYRVIEVVGSSPDGIDAAIRSGLARAAQTMRALDWFEVESVRGHLVDGAVGHFQVTMKVGFRLEDS; encoded by the coding sequence ATGAGCAATCACACCTACCGCGTGATCGAAGTTGTCGGATCATCACCCGACGGAATCGACGCGGCGATCCGCAGCGGCCTGGCTCGCGCGGCCCAGACCATGCGCGCCCTGGACTGGTTCGAGGTCGAGTCCGTGCGCGGCCACCTGGTTGACGGCGCCGTCGGCCACTTCCAGGTGACCATGAAGGTGGGTTTCCGCCTCGAGGATTCGTAG